TGCACGTCCGGCAGGAGGAGCCCGAGCAGCGACGGGCCGAGCAGGACACCGGCGAGCATCTCGCTGACCACGGCCGGCTGGCCCGCCCGGCCCAACAGCCAGGCGACGCCCTTGCAGAAGATCAGGATCACCGTCACCGCGATGAAGAACCGTGGCGCCAGCTCCGTTGGGGTCATCGGACCGCCCTCTCGAAGTAGGTGGTGCACAGACGCTTGCGACGGGCGTCGATCACCATCCAGGTGCCGAACACCAGTTGCCGGACACTGCGCCCCACGTCGGCCCACCGGTCCCGCACCCGCATCGCGGCCAGCCGTGGCCGCCCCGGGCCGGTGCGCCCGACCGGTGTCAGATAGGCCGGACCCCGGCTGGGCAGCGACCGGGTGTGGGAGGCCGAGGAGGCCAGGACGTACCGGCGCAACACCTCGCGGGTCGCGGCGCGCATCATCACCGGCGCGACCCCACGGGCCGGACAGGCCCGGTTCGCGGTGACCCCGTAGGGAATGAAGTGCGCGTCGCCGCGCTTGAGCGTCAGCCACCGGTCCGGGGCGAACCGGTCGTCGCCGGCCGCCCCGCCGCGGTGGAACGCCAGGTAGTTGAAGAGCAGTACCGTCCCGGCCGGCAGCGACACCCCGGTGGGCAGGGTGATCGGCGCCGACGTGATCCGGTGCGCGACGCCGAAGAGCGGGTGCACCCGCAGCGTCTCGTCGATCACCCGGTCCAGCGCGTCGTCGTCGTCGAGTCCCGCCTGGACGTCGGGATGCGTGGCGAGGGCGAGCAGCACATGCGCCATCGCCTCGGACATCTGCACGACCGCGGTGTTGAAGAACGCGCCCTGGAGGTACCAGGCCGTCTCCTGGGCGGTGAACGGCGGCGGCAGCGTCACCGGGCAGGTGCCCGCCCGGATCCGGTCGGACAGATATCCGGTCAACCGGTTCCGCCGGCGCATGTGCCGCAGACCGGTGCACTTCAGCCCGCTGACCACGTCGTCGGCGTTGGCGACGATCAACGCCCGCGCGTCCGGGGGACACGCCTCGCCGAAGACGAGTTCGTAGTAGACCTCGGCCCAGACCGGCATCATCAGATCGCGCAGCCGGACGTGGCTGATCCGGTCGGCCGGCAACCGGTCGAGCACCCGCCGGGTGGCGGCGGTCGCGAGGTCGTCGCAGCGCCGGCCGCGTACCGCGAGCACCCGCCGGGTCGTGGCGGCCACGGTCCGGTAGCGCTCGCCCGGCTCCAGGTGTTCCTGGTGCATCTGCGGTCCGGGCGCCAG
The genomic region above belongs to Micromonospora sp. WMMD1128 and contains:
- a CDS encoding cytochrome P450, producing the protein MNVLIILAGFGALWSVPYWLPRTVVRLREWVFVTVNGAEGVPVPGPTVGMEHFERVYADPAADGRSRGAGLSDLFWYWLAPGPQMHQEHLEPGERYRTVAATTRRVLAVRGRRCDDLATAATRRVLDRLPADRISHVRLRDLMMPVWAEVYYELVFGEACPPDARALIVANADDVVSGLKCTGLRHMRRRNRLTGYLSDRIRAGTCPVTLPPPFTAQETAWYLQGAFFNTAVVQMSEAMAHVLLALATHPDVQAGLDDDDALDRVIDETLRVHPLFGVAHRITSAPITLPTGVSLPAGTVLLFNYLAFHRGGAAGDDRFAPDRWLTLKRGDAHFIPYGVTANRACPARGVAPVMMRAATREVLRRYVLASSASHTRSLPSRGPAYLTPVGRTGPGRPRLAAMRVRDRWADVGRSVRQLVFGTWMVIDARRKRLCTTYFERAVR